A DNA window from Thermoanaerobaculia bacterium contains the following coding sequences:
- a CDS encoding ABC transporter permease, translating to MTGLIQDLRYAGRAFRRRPGFTALAVAILALGTGANTAIFSVAKSVLVDPLPYPESSRLVWMTETRPDGSEISVSYPNYVDWRDRNRSFESLAAFTGSSATLPGDPPERLNAHVVSGNFFATLRVPARLGRTIVPSDDLPGAPPVAYLSHALWTRRFGSDPGIVGRPVSIGGAIRTVVGVAPPGLRSYDYGTADVWIPLGPWARDPDSDTLMRKSHAGLYAIGRLRKGASLATARADMDRVRRNLAETYPAENGKHGIAVRSLRDEVVGDVRPALLIVSVAASLLLLIACANVSNLLLARWAERRREIAIRVAIGADRRRVVRQLLTESLALAAAGSAAGLAAAFGLLKAIAVSRTIEIARLDEVRLDAPVLAVLAAATVATAILFGLAPALRSAKTPERLARRDAAGPERGRLTGALIAGEIGLSLVLLCATGLLARSFWRLLRVDPGFLPSRVLTARLDAPDGPGRDGREAAFYDAALREARRIPGVRAASAVNPLPLGGANRQDGIVVEGSPEPAAEDVPSTDVAIVDPAYFGTIGIPLLRGRGFLASDDADKPRVAVVSAAAARRFWPGRDPIGRRFTNARSRPDRPRPWFTVVGVVGDVRLAIDASPASEIYYPEAQRSMGVMTLVVRTSGAPEAAAGELAAAVHRVDPGQPLYRIASLEEIAERSLAGRRFLLTLLGSFAALGLLVSVGGLSGVVGRIVAGRTREIGIRMALGATGGNVVAGVLRRIAPPVAAGLAGGLAAALAARGVLRSVLYGVAPGDPATFVAVPLLLAAVAAAAAWLPARRAARIDPMRALREE from the coding sequence ATGACCGGCCTCATCCAGGACCTCCGCTACGCCGGGCGCGCTTTCCGGAGACGGCCCGGCTTCACGGCGCTCGCCGTCGCGATCCTCGCGCTGGGCACGGGAGCCAACACCGCGATCTTCTCGGTCGCCAAGAGCGTCCTCGTCGATCCGCTTCCCTATCCCGAGTCGAGCCGGCTCGTCTGGATGACGGAGACCCGCCCCGACGGCTCGGAGATCTCGGTCTCGTATCCCAACTACGTCGACTGGCGCGACCGGAACCGCTCGTTCGAATCGCTCGCCGCGTTCACCGGCTCGAGCGCGACCCTTCCCGGCGATCCCCCCGAGCGCCTCAACGCCCACGTCGTCTCCGGGAACTTCTTCGCGACGCTCCGCGTCCCGGCCCGGCTCGGACGGACGATCGTTCCCTCCGACGACCTGCCGGGCGCGCCGCCCGTCGCCTATCTCTCGCACGCCCTGTGGACGCGCCGCTTCGGCTCCGATCCCGGGATCGTGGGACGCCCGGTCTCGATCGGCGGAGCGATCCGCACCGTCGTCGGCGTGGCGCCGCCCGGCCTCCGCTCCTACGACTACGGAACGGCGGACGTCTGGATCCCGCTCGGGCCTTGGGCGCGCGATCCGGATTCGGACACGCTGATGCGCAAGAGCCACGCCGGGCTGTACGCGATCGGGCGGCTCCGGAAAGGCGCCTCGCTCGCGACGGCGCGCGCGGACATGGATCGCGTCCGTCGGAATCTCGCCGAAACCTATCCGGCGGAGAACGGCAAGCACGGCATCGCGGTGCGGTCCCTCCGAGACGAGGTCGTCGGCGACGTCCGGCCCGCGCTCCTGATCGTCTCCGTTGCCGCGAGCCTGCTCCTGCTGATCGCCTGTGCGAACGTCTCGAACCTCCTCCTCGCGCGCTGGGCCGAGCGACGGCGCGAGATCGCGATCCGGGTCGCGATCGGCGCGGACCGGCGCCGCGTCGTCCGCCAGCTCCTGACCGAGAGCCTCGCGCTCGCCGCAGCGGGGTCCGCCGCGGGGCTCGCCGCCGCGTTCGGGCTGCTGAAGGCGATCGCCGTCTCGCGGACGATCGAGATCGCGCGGCTCGACGAAGTGAGACTCGACGCCCCGGTCCTCGCCGTCCTCGCGGCGGCGACCGTCGCGACCGCGATCCTCTTCGGGCTGGCTCCCGCGCTTCGCTCGGCGAAGACGCCCGAGAGACTCGCCCGGCGCGACGCAGCGGGGCCGGAGCGCGGCCGGCTCACCGGGGCGCTCATCGCCGGAGAGATCGGGCTCTCGCTCGTCCTGCTCTGCGCGACCGGGCTGCTCGCGCGGAGCTTCTGGCGCCTCCTGCGCGTCGATCCCGGCTTCCTTCCCTCCCGCGTGCTCACCGCGCGCCTCGACGCTCCGGACGGTCCGGGGCGAGACGGCCGGGAGGCCGCGTTCTACGACGCGGCGCTCCGGGAAGCGCGGCGCATCCCGGGGGTCAGGGCCGCCTCCGCCGTGAATCCGCTCCCGCTCGGCGGTGCGAACCGTCAGGACGGAATCGTCGTCGAAGGAAGCCCGGAGCCGGCCGCCGAGGACGTGCCGTCGACCGACGTGGCGATCGTCGACCCGGCGTACTTCGGCACGATCGGGATCCCCCTCCTTCGCGGCCGCGGATTTCTCGCTTCCGACGACGCGGACAAGCCGCGCGTCGCGGTCGTCAGCGCGGCCGCCGCAAGGCGCTTCTGGCCCGGCCGGGATCCGATCGGCCGCCGGTTCACGAACGCCCGCTCGCGGCCGGACCGTCCGCGGCCGTGGTTCACGGTCGTCGGCGTGGTCGGCGACGTCCGTCTCGCGATCGACGCCTCGCCGGCGAGCGAGATCTACTACCCCGAAGCCCAGAGGTCCATGGGAGTCATGACGCTCGTCGTCCGGACGAGCGGCGCGCCGGAAGCCGCCGCCGGAGAGCTCGCGGCGGCCGTCCACCGCGTCGATCCGGGGCAGCCGCTGTATCGGATCGCGTCTCTGGAGGAGATCGCCGAACGCTCGCTCGCCGGACGGCGCTTCCTCCTGACCCTCCTCGGCAGTTTCGCCGCGCTCGGGCTGCTCGTGTCCGTCGGCGGTCTGTCAGGGGTCGTCGGACGGATCGTCGCGGGACGGACGCGCGAGATCGGGATCCGGATGGCGCTCGGAGCGACCGGCGGGAACGTCGTGGCCGGCGTCCTCCGGCGGATCGCTCCTCCGGTCGCCGCCGGACTCGCGGGCGGCCTCGCGGCGGCGCTCGCCGCCCGGGGGGTGCTCCGTTCGGTCCTGTACGGCGTCGCTCCGGGCGATCCCGCGACGTTCGTCGCCGTCCCGCTCCTGCTCGCCGCCGTCGCGGCGGCCGCCGCCTGGCTCCCCGCCCGCCGCGCGGCGCGGATCGATCCGATGCGGGCGCTGAGAGAAGAGTGA